Proteins encoded within one genomic window of Streptomyces profundus:
- a CDS encoding thioesterase II family protein translates to MPSTSDRWVRRYHPAPEARTRLVCLPHAGGSASYFHGVSKALSPAIDVLAVQYPGRQDRASEPGVPSIEELADQVVAALRPWADRPLTLFGHSMGASLGFEVGIRLEAAGVRLTALFASGRRAPSRHRHETVHLRDDEGLIAEVKSLAGTASSLLGDEEVLRMVLPAIRNDYRAAETYRPEPGPRLSCPVLALVGDRDPKCTVDEARSWGEHTGGAFELRVFPGGGHFYLNDSVPAILDLIRERADPRPSASPAG, encoded by the coding sequence ATGCCTTCCACCAGCGACCGTTGGGTGCGGCGCTACCACCCGGCGCCGGAGGCGCGGACCCGGCTGGTGTGTCTGCCCCATGCCGGCGGGTCGGCGAGCTACTTCCATGGCGTCTCCAAGGCGCTCTCGCCCGCGATCGACGTGCTCGCCGTCCAGTATCCGGGGCGGCAGGACCGCGCCTCGGAGCCCGGTGTGCCGTCGATCGAGGAGTTGGCCGACCAGGTGGTGGCCGCGCTGCGGCCGTGGGCGGACCGGCCTTTGACGCTTTTCGGCCACAGCATGGGGGCCTCGCTCGGGTTCGAGGTGGGGATCCGGCTGGAGGCGGCGGGGGTGCGGCTCACCGCGCTGTTCGCCTCGGGGCGGCGCGCCCCCTCGCGCCACCGGCACGAGACGGTTCACCTGCGGGACGACGAAGGGCTGATCGCCGAGGTCAAGTCGCTGGCCGGCACGGCGTCCTCGCTGCTGGGCGACGAGGAGGTGCTGCGCATGGTGCTCCCCGCGATCCGCAACGACTACCGCGCCGCCGAGACCTACCGGCCGGAGCCGGGGCCGCGGCTGAGCTGCCCCGTGCTGGCGCTGGTCGGCGACCGCGACCCCAAGTGCACCGTGGACGAGGCGAGGTCCTGGGGCGAACACACCGGCGGCGCGTTCGAGTTGCGTGTCTTCCCCGGTGGCGGGCACTTCTACCTCAACGACTCCGTGCCGGCGATCCTCGACCTCATCAGGGAGCGGGCCGACCCGCGGCCGAGCGCCTCGCCCGCCGGCTGA